A single region of the Solwaraspora sp. WMMD791 genome encodes:
- a CDS encoding nuclear transport factor 2 family protein: protein MRPEDITRLFVERSNAGDAAGVAALYEEDAVMAYPPGGRTVGREAIRELWEKVLANRPHFEPEEPLPTLVSGDIALTSTPPKDGAGARAQVVRRQPDGSWLRLLDQPEFVQPGT, encoded by the coding sequence ATGCGGCCCGAGGACATCACGCGGCTCTTCGTCGAGCGATCCAACGCGGGTGACGCGGCCGGCGTCGCCGCGCTGTACGAGGAGGACGCCGTGATGGCTTATCCTCCCGGCGGTCGTACGGTTGGCCGTGAGGCGATCCGGGAGCTGTGGGAGAAGGTGCTGGCCAACCGGCCGCACTTTGAGCCCGAGGAGCCGCTGCCGACGTTGGTCAGCGGAGACATCGCGCTCACCTCGACGCCGCCGAAGGACGGAGCCGGGGCGCGCGCCCAGGTCGTCCGGCGGCAACCGGACGGCAGCTGGTTGCGCCTGCTCGACCAGCCCGAGTTCGTCCAGCCGGGCACCTGA
- a CDS encoding aldehyde dehydrogenase family protein has translation MTSRVPPAKIDALGPEGSYRTRRRQTLTDVAGEVVAELSLVPPLYIERTVAALRRAPARPAQEQAALVAKAAGMFASATLADQSVDQYQYAVSRVGGIPISVVRAATRTTAERLAQVAETVECARPAGTVRDWRAPATASGSGVWLRRGEVLAVNAAGNHPGTHSLWPEAFALGYRVAVRPSRRDPYTPRRLIAALRAAGLDDDQAALLPTDHEHAGTLVRSADLSMVYGDDAVVRRYVGDPTVLPQGPGRSKILLTAEADWRRHLGTIIDSIAGNAGTGCVNATAILVEGDPAPLCAELAARLAAFRAYRPEDDRAVLPVQPSGAARAIERHLLRRASGTRAWLGGDGVAEDLGDGSAALRPALHQLDRADAPQAAVELPFPCVWVAPWRRADGVGPLRNSLVLTAFTHDTELIERLVTEPTIGNVHVGDHPTSQMTAGLPHDGYLAEFLMRSKTVIHDPPRSGGLP, from the coding sequence ATGACTTCCCGTGTCCCACCCGCAAAGATCGACGCGCTCGGCCCGGAGGGGTCGTACCGCACACGACGCCGGCAAACGCTCACCGACGTGGCCGGCGAGGTCGTCGCCGAACTGAGCTTGGTCCCACCGCTCTACATCGAGCGTACCGTTGCCGCACTGCGTCGGGCCCCGGCGCGACCGGCACAGGAGCAGGCCGCGCTGGTCGCCAAGGCAGCTGGGATGTTCGCCTCGGCCACCCTCGCAGACCAGTCGGTGGATCAGTACCAGTACGCGGTGAGCCGGGTCGGCGGCATACCGATCTCAGTAGTCCGCGCCGCCACCCGGACCACCGCCGAGCGGCTAGCCCAGGTGGCAGAGACGGTCGAGTGCGCCCGTCCGGCCGGCACGGTCAGGGACTGGCGGGCTCCGGCCACCGCCTCCGGCAGCGGGGTGTGGCTGCGCCGAGGCGAAGTCCTCGCGGTGAATGCCGCTGGCAACCATCCCGGGACGCACAGTCTATGGCCGGAGGCGTTCGCCCTCGGCTACCGGGTCGCGGTACGCCCCTCACGACGCGACCCGTACACCCCGCGCCGGCTCATCGCGGCGCTGCGCGCTGCGGGTCTCGACGACGACCAGGCTGCGCTGCTCCCCACCGACCACGAACACGCGGGGACCCTGGTCCGCAGCGCCGACCTGAGCATGGTCTACGGCGACGACGCGGTGGTACGTCGGTACGTCGGCGACCCGACGGTGCTTCCTCAGGGACCGGGCCGGTCGAAGATCCTGCTCACCGCAGAGGCGGACTGGCGGCGGCACCTGGGCACCATCATCGACTCAATCGCAGGCAACGCCGGAACCGGTTGTGTCAACGCCACCGCGATCCTGGTCGAGGGCGATCCCGCGCCGCTCTGCGCCGAGCTGGCCGCGCGGCTGGCCGCGTTCCGCGCGTACCGGCCGGAGGACGACCGGGCCGTACTGCCAGTGCAGCCCAGCGGTGCGGCGCGGGCGATCGAACGGCATCTGCTCCGCCGGGCCTCCGGCACCCGCGCCTGGCTCGGCGGCGACGGCGTCGCCGAGGATCTCGGCGACGGCAGCGCGGCACTGCGTCCCGCGCTGCACCAGCTCGACCGGGCGGACGCCCCGCAGGCTGCCGTGGAGCTGCCCTTTCCATGCGTCTGGGTGGCACCGTGGCGCCGGGCAGACGGGGTCGGTCCACTGCGTAACAGCTTGGTCCTCACTGCGTTCACCCACGACACCGAGCTGATCGAGCGGCTGGTGACCGAGCCGACCATCGGCAACGTCCACGTCGGCGACCATCCCACGTCCCAGATGACAGCCGGCCTGCCCCACGACGGCTACCTCGCCGAGTTTCTGATGCGCAGCAAAACGGTCATCCACGACCCACCCCGCTCCGGAGGCCTGCCATGA
- a CDS encoding class I SAM-dependent methyltransferase: MIEFGTAQRPFRPSTNGASRVEAAAPGMVERLLARHDQVAAATVVPGERGPVAYVVPVAEINSGGEEVIHRQLDEWQQIYDRLYRSSAGSRFGENFDGWISSYTRQPIALDEMREWRAATVSRVRALEPRRVLEIGVGSGLLLAHLAADCEAYWGTDLSSAAVEELRRQVAADADIADRVELRAQGADRIDGLPTGYFDTIVINSVVQLFPHQRYLSAVINRALTLLVDGGAIFLGDIRDLRAAPVLHAAVAVGRSRTTEPAVVQHLARKGENLDEELLVRPEFFTMLPAANPAVAAVDVRLKAGRYHNELSRYRYDVVLHKAPRAVVDLSENPVWRWEVDIDDVDALTSGLTGTAVRVLHIPNARVAAETAVWRALRQGNLPYARELLAGGVRGLDPEIFGEQVSSATGFACVLTLCPEHVDHFEAVLLPPGSPDATVGGTYRTPAILDQPLAMVPAAAHRADLLATRLAEWLRAHLPADAGPIDVVVVDELPTPAAH; this comes from the coding sequence ATGATCGAGTTCGGTACCGCCCAGCGCCCATTCCGGCCGTCGACGAACGGTGCCAGCCGGGTGGAGGCCGCCGCACCGGGCATGGTCGAACGCCTGCTGGCGCGCCACGACCAGGTCGCGGCCGCCACCGTCGTACCAGGCGAGCGTGGACCGGTCGCATACGTGGTGCCCGTCGCCGAGATCAACAGCGGCGGCGAGGAAGTGATCCACCGGCAACTCGACGAGTGGCAGCAGATTTACGACCGGCTCTACCGATCCTCCGCGGGCTCGCGGTTCGGCGAAAATTTTGACGGCTGGATCAGCAGCTACACCCGCCAACCCATCGCGCTCGACGAGATGCGCGAGTGGCGGGCGGCGACCGTCTCCCGGGTCCGGGCTCTCGAGCCGCGTCGGGTGCTGGAAATCGGTGTCGGCAGCGGGCTGCTCCTGGCCCACCTCGCCGCCGACTGCGAGGCGTACTGGGGCACCGACCTCTCCTCGGCCGCTGTGGAGGAGCTCCGTCGGCAGGTCGCTGCCGATGCCGACATCGCCGACCGAGTCGAGCTGCGCGCCCAGGGGGCCGACCGAATCGACGGGCTGCCGACCGGGTACTTCGACACCATCGTGATCAACTCGGTCGTCCAACTCTTCCCGCACCAGCGTTACCTCAGCGCTGTGATAAACCGGGCGCTTACCCTGCTGGTCGACGGGGGGGCGATCTTCCTCGGCGACATCCGGGACCTACGAGCGGCACCGGTCCTGCACGCCGCTGTCGCCGTCGGCCGCTCCCGCACCACCGAACCAGCGGTCGTCCAGCACCTCGCCCGAAAGGGCGAGAACCTGGATGAGGAACTGCTGGTACGCCCAGAGTTCTTCACCATGCTGCCGGCCGCCAACCCGGCTGTCGCCGCCGTCGACGTGCGACTCAAGGCTGGTCGATACCACAACGAACTGTCCCGCTATCGGTACGACGTGGTCTTGCACAAGGCACCTCGGGCCGTCGTCGACCTCTCGGAGAACCCCGTCTGGCGCTGGGAAGTCGACATCGACGACGTCGACGCACTCACGTCTGGTCTGACCGGCACCGCCGTGCGGGTGCTGCACATCCCCAACGCGCGGGTGGCGGCCGAAACGGCGGTCTGGCGAGCCCTGCGCCAAGGCAACCTGCCGTATGCCCGAGAGCTGCTGGCTGGCGGCGTCCGAGGCCTCGACCCGGAAATCTTCGGCGAGCAGGTGAGCTCCGCGACCGGGTTCGCCTGCGTCCTGACCCTCTGCCCGGAGCACGTCGACCACTTCGAGGCCGTGCTCCTGCCCCCAGGTTCCCCGGACGCGACGGTCGGCGGGACGTACCGGACACCAGCAATCCTGGATCAGCCGCTCGCGATGGTACCGGCAGCAGCTCACCGCGCAGACCTGCTCGCCACCCGCCTGGCCGAGTGGCTGCGGGCGCACCTGCCCGCTGACGCCGGCCCCATCGACGTCGTGGTCGTCGACGAACTCCCGACACCGGCTGCCCATTGA
- a CDS encoding 3-deoxy-7-phosphoheptulonate synthase → MPPDVVTVAHQQPEWPDPDQARQVRNFLRTCPVLVGPDDVLALRAFLGRVAAGEAYVLQAGDCAEPTEECDATHVRRKMELINLMAATMRERLPCPVLRVGRIAGQFTKPRSNPTETVGGLTLPAYRGHLVNGPNPDATSRQPDPLRIISGYAAAGGGMSHLGWPRPEPLTWSTIESAVWSSHEALLLDYEMPLTREMPDGRRWLGSTHWPWIGNRTRQLDGAHVALMSSIVNPVACKVGPGMDPTELVALCDRLDPRREPGRLTLITRMGADRIANELPRLVQRVRAAGHPVIWLCDPMHGNTVLATGGRKTRTLTAMTREVQLFTEAVAQAGGVAGGLHLEVTPQDVTECVASDSELAQVAGPYTSYCDPRLNPQQAVALVQAWSPARRLAPATVGPNNTTHPTSDLR, encoded by the coding sequence GTGCCACCTGACGTTGTCACCGTAGCCCATCAGCAGCCCGAATGGCCCGACCCAGACCAGGCCCGACAGGTCCGAAACTTCCTGCGCACCTGCCCGGTCCTGGTCGGCCCCGACGACGTGCTCGCGCTCCGTGCCTTTCTTGGCCGCGTCGCCGCTGGCGAGGCGTACGTCCTCCAGGCCGGAGACTGCGCCGAGCCCACCGAGGAATGCGACGCCACTCACGTTCGTCGCAAGATGGAGCTCATCAACCTGATGGCGGCGACGATGAGGGAGCGGCTGCCTTGCCCGGTGCTGCGGGTCGGTCGGATCGCCGGGCAGTTCACCAAACCCCGGTCCAACCCCACCGAGACAGTCGGTGGGCTCACCCTGCCAGCGTACCGTGGGCACTTGGTCAATGGGCCAAATCCTGACGCGACGAGCCGGCAGCCGGATCCACTGCGGATCATCTCCGGCTACGCGGCGGCCGGCGGCGGCATGAGCCACCTGGGCTGGCCCCGGCCCGAGCCGCTGACCTGGTCCACGATCGAATCTGCGGTCTGGAGTAGTCACGAGGCGCTGTTGCTCGACTACGAAATGCCGCTGACCCGGGAGATGCCCGACGGGCGGCGGTGGCTCGGTTCCACCCACTGGCCGTGGATCGGTAACCGTACTCGCCAACTGGACGGGGCCCATGTCGCGCTGATGTCCAGCATCGTCAACCCCGTCGCCTGCAAAGTCGGCCCGGGGATGGATCCGACGGAGCTCGTAGCACTCTGCGACCGGCTCGACCCCCGCCGCGAACCCGGACGCCTGACGCTGATCACCCGTATGGGGGCTGACCGGATCGCCAACGAACTACCCCGGCTGGTCCAGCGGGTACGCGCGGCCGGCCACCCGGTGATCTGGCTCTGCGATCCGATGCACGGCAACACGGTTCTCGCGACAGGCGGTCGCAAGACTCGCACGCTGACGGCGATGACCCGGGAGGTGCAGCTCTTCACCGAGGCAGTCGCCCAGGCCGGAGGTGTCGCCGGCGGCCTGCACCTGGAGGTGACCCCGCAGGACGTCACCGAGTGTGTCGCCAGTGATAGCGAGTTGGCGCAGGTCGCTGGTCCCTACACCAGCTATTGCGACCCCCGACTCAACCCGCAGCAGGCGGTCGCCCTGGTGCAGGCCTGGTCCCCGGCGCGCCGACTGGCGCCGGCAACGGTCGGACCAAACAACACCACCCACCCCACCAGCGACCTTCGATGA
- a CDS encoding class I SAM-dependent methyltransferase — protein sequence MAGYDFQSADFDAAYRGQDLLPGAGITRVPWDIAEAQSAVIEMERAGWFRGRVLDVGCGLGDNAIFLAGRGYETTAVDAAPSAIEEARRRAGDRPVEFAIADATHLAGYEGGFDTALDSAFYHTLTAEDRSRYLIALHRATRAGAHLNMLCFADVPGGMPAPLAVTEADVRTGLTAGGWRVVHMSRAEYAGLAAPMQTFFERLGRHPKLDQRGRTRLPVWLIRAERVEA from the coding sequence ATGGCTGGCTACGACTTCCAATCGGCCGACTTCGACGCCGCATACCGTGGCCAAGACCTGCTGCCCGGGGCGGGCATCACCCGCGTGCCCTGGGACATCGCCGAGGCACAGTCGGCGGTGATCGAAATGGAGCGCGCTGGATGGTTCCGCGGCCGGGTGCTGGATGTCGGGTGCGGACTCGGTGACAACGCGATCTTCCTGGCAGGGCGCGGATATGAGACGACCGCCGTGGACGCCGCCCCGAGCGCAATCGAGGAGGCACGCCGCCGTGCCGGTGATCGACCGGTTGAGTTCGCGATTGCCGACGCGACGCACCTGGCCGGGTACGAGGGCGGCTTCGACACGGCGCTGGACAGCGCCTTCTACCACACCCTCACCGCCGAGGACCGTTCTCGATACCTCATCGCCCTGCACCGGGCGACCCGGGCCGGCGCTCACCTGAACATGCTTTGCTTCGCAGACGTACCCGGAGGGATGCCGGCCCCACTCGCGGTCACCGAGGCGGACGTGCGGACAGGGCTGACCGCAGGGGGCTGGCGGGTCGTGCACATGTCCCGTGCCGAGTACGCCGGGCTGGCCGCGCCTATGCAGACGTTCTTCGAGCGGCTCGGCCGACATCCGAAGCTCGACCAGCGGGGCCGGACCCGCCTGCCGGTGTGGCTAATCCGGGCCGAGCGGGTCGAGGCGTGA
- a CDS encoding DHA2 family efflux MFS transporter permease subunit, protein MSAAARPAICRTNPWAALSALCIGFFLIMMDITIVNVAIPDMLIDLSAGLHEIVWVNSTYLLAYAVPLLFAGRLGDRLGRKPVFLAGMVVFTSASLFCGLANSATELIAARTVQGLGAALMAPQTMAFIGTLFPENRRGAALGAWGAVAGLASIVGPLAGGFLVAAGGWQWIFLINLPIGLLGVVLTVLLVPGGQPRRQRRFDLVGTLLSALGLFSLVFGLQNGDRYGWGRVFGPVTITGLIVVGVLLLAVFAWWQRAGSNDPLMPLTVFRRRNFSGASIAAVSIAFALTGMYLPLSLFLQSVLGMSARDTGLTLVAMAVSGIVAGPIAGVLSDRISGRWVVLTSFLLFATGIGILAAASRPGVSLSWVVLGLFVAGLGTGGGFSAMANVAMSGMPGPLMGVASGTYNTVRQVGSVLGSAAVGVLLQAQLTGTAEPAGVFGAGDGLPPQDLADAAAAAFYLLLAVLLVGAVACLLMTARPAEPPGSPAQTAEEPVPAEG, encoded by the coding sequence ATGAGCGCGGCCGCGCGCCCTGCCATCTGCAGGACGAATCCTTGGGCCGCTCTTTCGGCGCTCTGCATCGGGTTTTTCTTGATCATGATGGACATCACCATCGTGAACGTGGCCATTCCCGATATGCTCATCGACCTGTCGGCCGGTCTACACGAGATTGTCTGGGTCAACAGCACGTATCTGCTCGCGTATGCGGTCCCGTTGCTCTTTGCCGGCAGGCTGGGTGACCGACTCGGGCGCAAGCCGGTCTTCCTGGCCGGCATGGTGGTTTTCACTAGCGCGTCGCTCTTCTGCGGGCTGGCCAATAGCGCCACGGAGCTGATCGCCGCCCGCACCGTTCAGGGCCTCGGCGCCGCGCTGATGGCACCGCAGACGATGGCGTTCATCGGCACGTTGTTTCCCGAGAACCGACGGGGTGCTGCGCTCGGCGCGTGGGGCGCGGTGGCCGGGCTGGCGAGCATCGTGGGGCCGCTCGCTGGGGGTTTCCTGGTCGCTGCAGGCGGCTGGCAGTGGATCTTTCTGATCAACTTGCCCATTGGGCTGCTCGGGGTGGTGCTGACGGTCCTGCTAGTGCCTGGTGGGCAGCCGCGCCGCCAGCGGCGGTTCGACCTCGTCGGCACCTTGCTCTCCGCTCTGGGTCTCTTCTCGCTGGTATTCGGGTTGCAGAACGGCGATCGCTACGGCTGGGGGCGGGTCTTCGGCCCAGTCACGATCACCGGCCTGATCGTCGTCGGGGTGCTGCTGTTGGCGGTCTTCGCCTGGTGGCAGCGGGCCGGTTCGAACGACCCGCTCATGCCGCTGACGGTCTTCCGGCGGCGCAACTTCAGCGGTGCCTCGATCGCGGCGGTCTCGATCGCGTTCGCATTGACCGGGATGTACCTTCCGCTGTCCCTCTTCCTCCAGTCCGTGCTCGGGATGTCCGCCCGGGACACCGGGCTGACCCTGGTGGCGATGGCGGTCTCCGGGATCGTCGCGGGTCCGATCGCCGGGGTGCTCTCCGACCGGATCAGCGGCCGCTGGGTGGTGCTGACCTCATTTCTGCTCTTCGCCACGGGGATCGGGATCCTGGCCGCAGCCTCCCGGCCGGGCGTGAGCCTGTCGTGGGTGGTGCTTGGTCTCTTCGTGGCGGGTCTAGGCACCGGCGGTGGCTTCTCCGCCATGGCGAACGTCGCCATGAGCGGCATGCCCGGCCCGCTGATGGGGGTCGCCTCCGGCACGTACAACACGGTCCGCCAGGTCGGTAGCGTTCTGGGCAGCGCTGCAGTTGGCGTTCTGTTGCAGGCCCAGCTCACAGGTACGGCGGAGCCGGCCGGGGTGTTCGGAGCCGGAGACGGACTGCCGCCGCAGGACCTCGCGGACGCCGCTGCCGCCGCGTTCTACCTACTACTCGCGGTGCTGCTGGTCGGCGCCGTGGCGTGTCTTCTGATGACCGCGCGGCCAGCCGAGCCCCCCGGCTCTCCGGCACAGACCGCCGAAGAGCCGGTTCCGGCCGAGGGCTGA
- a CDS encoding FAD-binding oxidoreductase, protein MSFDDRLAELLTGLDGSVLRPGMDGYDDEVTGFQTGLRHQSAIVVRARGATDVCAAVRAAAALDLPVAVQATGHGLTVPDEGGVLVSTRRMDAVEVDPESGLARIGPGARWDQVVAAAEPHGLVPPSGSAGHVGVAGYTLAGGIGLLAREFGYAADHVRALDVVTADGELRRVDAEDVDLFWAIRGGRDNFGVVTRIEIALAPVGSIYGGGIYFDSVHAEALLSFFHSWTTRVPETITASLGMIGYPDLPAFPEPLRGRHVVHVRFATTDLAGGAELVRPWLDVAPPIVEHLGELPYRKAGSVYREPNFPHAYDGNSVLLEDLDPQDLLAVRELVGPAAEVPCIVDLRHLGGALARQPAVPNAVSFRSAQYILRVLSPLDGADATRVRELHEHLFERVAPRTLGRSLNFIYGRRNPTDLRSELYEPDILHRLVALKKVHDPANIFRRNQNLELA, encoded by the coding sequence ATGAGCTTCGATGATCGATTGGCGGAACTACTGACAGGGCTCGACGGCTCGGTCCTGCGGCCTGGTATGGACGGCTACGACGATGAGGTGACCGGGTTCCAGACCGGGCTGCGCCACCAGTCGGCGATCGTTGTGCGAGCGCGTGGGGCCACCGATGTCTGCGCCGCCGTGCGCGCTGCCGCGGCACTGGATCTGCCGGTCGCCGTGCAGGCCACCGGCCACGGCCTGACTGTTCCGGATGAGGGCGGCGTGCTGGTCTCCACCCGGCGGATGGACGCCGTCGAGGTCGATCCGGAGTCTGGGTTGGCGCGGATCGGCCCGGGTGCCCGCTGGGACCAAGTGGTTGCAGCGGCAGAGCCGCATGGGTTGGTGCCGCCGAGCGGTTCGGCCGGTCACGTCGGGGTCGCGGGCTACACCCTAGCCGGCGGGATTGGGCTGCTCGCGCGTGAGTTCGGCTACGCTGCCGACCACGTACGCGCGCTTGATGTGGTCACGGCGGACGGTGAGCTACGCCGGGTGGACGCGGAGGACGTCGACCTGTTCTGGGCCATTCGGGGCGGGCGAGACAACTTCGGCGTGGTGACCAGGATCGAGATCGCGCTCGCGCCGGTCGGCTCGATCTACGGCGGTGGAATCTACTTCGACTCCGTACACGCCGAGGCCCTGCTGAGCTTCTTTCACAGCTGGACGACGCGGGTGCCCGAGACGATCACCGCCTCGCTGGGCATGATCGGCTACCCGGACCTGCCGGCCTTCCCCGAACCCTTGCGCGGGCGGCACGTCGTGCACGTCAGGTTCGCCACGACCGACCTGGCTGGCGGGGCGGAGTTGGTCCGGCCGTGGCTCGACGTGGCACCGCCCATCGTCGAGCACCTCGGCGAGTTGCCCTACCGGAAGGCGGGATCTGTCTATCGTGAGCCGAACTTCCCGCACGCCTATGACGGCAACAGCGTCCTCTTGGAGGATCTCGATCCGCAGGACCTGCTGGCAGTGCGGGAGCTGGTGGGGCCCGCCGCCGAGGTGCCGTGCATCGTCGACCTACGGCACCTTGGCGGCGCGCTTGCTCGGCAGCCCGCCGTCCCCAACGCGGTGTCGTTCCGCTCGGCGCAATACATCCTGCGCGTGCTCTCCCCGCTCGATGGTGCGGATGCGACGCGGGTCCGCGAGCTGCACGAGCACCTCTTCGAGCGGGTTGCGCCCCGGACGCTGGGCCGTTCGCTCAACTTCATCTACGGCCGACGGAATCCGACCGATCTCCGCTCTGAGCTGTACGAGCCGGACATCCTGCACCGTCTGGTCGCTCTCAAGAAGGTCCACGACCCCGCCAACATCTTCCGCCGCAATCAGAACCTGGAGCTGGCATGA
- a CDS encoding VOC family protein, with protein MNARGVGRRAFPVIYTDQVSALAAFYELLGFVRHIQHPPAGPVRFVALRRDAAEVGVAATDGTARRAGSGPVEMFVFVDAVDELVDELRARGVPVLREPADTPWGERVAQVGDPDGNPVALAAPA; from the coding sequence GTGAACGCGAGGGGCGTGGGCCGTCGCGCGTTCCCGGTCATCTACACCGACCAAGTGTCGGCGCTGGCGGCCTTCTACGAGTTGCTCGGATTCGTCAGGCACATCCAACATCCTCCGGCGGGTCCCGTACGCTTCGTGGCTTTGCGCCGGGACGCGGCCGAGGTGGGCGTCGCCGCAACCGACGGTACGGCGCGACGGGCAGGTTCTGGTCCTGTCGAAATGTTCGTCTTCGTCGACGCGGTCGACGAACTGGTTGACGAGTTGCGTGCGCGGGGCGTGCCGGTACTGCGCGAACCGGCGGACACGCCCTGGGGTGAACGGGTAGCCCAGGTCGGTGACCCGGATGGCAACCCGGTCGCCCTCGCGGCCCCTGCCTGA
- a CDS encoding PhzA/PhzB family protein, giving the protein MSANGSKCDPNDETSVRAHNRTIVERYMNTRGQDRLRRHLLFAEDGTGGLWTTESGAPIVISGRNRLGEHAVWSLRCFPDWVWTNIEIYDTQDPERFWVECDGEGKILFPGYPEGHYQNHFLHFFRFENGWIKQQREFMNPCQQFRALGIAVPEIVREGIPT; this is encoded by the coding sequence GTGTCCGCCAACGGCTCGAAGTGCGACCCGAACGACGAGACCTCGGTGCGTGCGCACAACCGCACCATCGTCGAGCGCTACATGAACACTCGGGGCCAAGATCGGCTCCGGCGCCACCTGCTGTTCGCCGAGGACGGCACCGGTGGGCTCTGGACCACCGAAAGCGGTGCGCCCATCGTCATAAGTGGACGAAATCGGCTCGGTGAGCATGCGGTCTGGTCCCTGCGCTGTTTTCCCGACTGGGTATGGACTAACATCGAAATCTATGACACTCAGGATCCGGAACGTTTCTGGGTGGAGTGCGACGGTGAGGGCAAGATTCTCTTTCCGGGTTACCCGGAGGGGCACTACCAGAACCACTTCCTGCACTTCTTCCGTTTCGAGAACGGGTGGATCAAGCAGCAGCGCGAGTTCATGAATCCATGCCAGCAGTTCCGCGCCCTGGGCATCGCGGTGCCCGAGATCGTCCGGGAGGGGATACCCACCTGA
- a CDS encoding 3-oxoacyl-[acyl-carrier-protein] synthase III C-terminal domain-containing protein, giving the protein MARPTVDLGIASFGIALGQEQDVAATAARYVDNPERVTNWGYRTYHRAAEGVHATDLATTAAQQAIDRLGIEADSIDLVVFTNSDVPEYLYWDGAAALARNLKIGQVQTLLLDEGCAAGVHGLYYVAATMAMQPEVSTALFVAVNRVSEFHRNRMNVVNAVISDGAGAAIVRRGHPANRWLATEQFTDPEHCDLLRLDFGGAVQPLPRPGWSSTTAPGGHAEVRARFGNDPAVLRSYLQSRYARMLDAIDGACTRAGLTRDEIAHLIYLNDSASSIAAIAEPLGIPLARTNAALAPEHGHMGGADQLVSLAVQLDSGELRPGEVVALCGISAGRWSATLIRV; this is encoded by the coding sequence ATGGCCCGACCCACCGTGGATCTCGGAATAGCTAGCTTTGGTATCGCCCTCGGCCAAGAACAGGACGTGGCCGCCACCGCCGCCCGCTACGTCGACAACCCCGAGCGGGTGACGAACTGGGGCTACCGCACCTACCACCGGGCGGCGGAGGGGGTGCACGCCACCGACCTCGCGACGACGGCCGCGCAGCAGGCCATCGACCGACTCGGTATCGAAGCGGACTCGATCGACCTGGTGGTGTTCACCAACTCGGACGTCCCAGAGTATCTCTACTGGGACGGAGCCGCAGCGCTCGCCCGCAACCTAAAGATCGGGCAGGTGCAGACCCTGCTGCTTGACGAGGGATGTGCAGCGGGCGTGCACGGGTTGTACTACGTCGCTGCGACGATGGCGATGCAGCCCGAGGTCTCCACTGCCCTCTTCGTAGCGGTCAACCGGGTCAGCGAGTTCCACCGCAACCGGATGAACGTGGTTAACGCCGTGATCAGCGACGGTGCCGGAGCGGCCATCGTACGGCGCGGGCATCCGGCGAACCGATGGCTGGCGACCGAGCAGTTCACCGACCCCGAGCACTGTGATCTGCTGCGCTTGGACTTCGGCGGTGCGGTGCAGCCGTTGCCTCGGCCGGGCTGGTCGAGCACCACCGCGCCGGGTGGACACGCCGAGGTGCGGGCCAGGTTTGGCAACGACCCTGCAGTGCTCCGGTCATATCTGCAGAGCCGATACGCGCGCATGCTGGATGCGATCGACGGTGCCTGCACACGAGCCGGGTTGACCCGAGACGAAATCGCGCATCTGATTTACCTCAACGACAGCGCTAGCAGCATCGCCGCGATCGCGGAGCCGCTCGGGATCCCGCTTGCCCGCACCAACGCCGCGCTCGCGCCGGAGCATGGCCACATGGGCGGCGCGGACCAACTCGTCTCGCTAGCGGTGCAGCTGGACAGCGGCGAACTGCGTCCCGGCGAGGTGGTGGCGCTCTGCGGCATCTCGGCCGGCCGCTGGTCCGCCACCCTGATCCGGGTGTGA